In one window of Tellurirhabdus rosea DNA:
- a CDS encoding esterase family protein, giving the protein MHQQYRKWYSHHLGRDIEMLVYGHWGYPLLLFPTTMGRYYEAADFKLIDSARWFLENGMVKIYCIDSIDRDSWYAKHLHPSVRIQNHNFYDQMVNDELVPMIQHECSVGKVAVGGCSFGGFQALNFAFRHPEKVSHLYSMGAKFDIRSFMDGHYDDNVYFNNPPDYLPNAHNDHFYGMKIILGTSEFDFCKDANFQMSDILNRKGIQHWLDVRPWGEHDWPVWREMFPHYLSLL; this is encoded by the coding sequence TTGCATCAGCAATACAGAAAATGGTACTCCCACCACCTCGGGCGGGATATTGAAATGCTGGTCTATGGCCATTGGGGCTACCCGCTCCTGCTGTTTCCGACAACCATGGGCCGGTATTACGAAGCCGCCGATTTCAAACTGATCGATTCGGCGCGCTGGTTCCTCGAAAACGGCATGGTCAAAATTTACTGCATCGACAGTATCGACCGGGACAGCTGGTACGCCAAACACCTCCACCCGTCCGTCCGGATTCAAAATCACAATTTCTACGACCAGATGGTCAACGACGAACTGGTGCCGATGATCCAGCACGAATGCAGCGTCGGGAAGGTCGCCGTGGGCGGGTGCAGTTTCGGCGGTTTCCAGGCGCTCAATTTCGCGTTCCGGCATCCCGAAAAGGTTTCCCACCTTTATTCGATGGGGGCCAAATTCGACATCCGGTCGTTTATGGACGGGCATTACGACGATAACGTCTATTTCAACAACCCGCCGGACTACCTGCCCAACGCCCACAACGACCATTTTTACGGGATGAAAATCATTCTGGGCACGTCGGAATTCGATTTCTGCAAGGACGCAAACTTTCAGATGTCGGACATTCTCAACCGCAAGGGCATTCAGCACTGGCTCGATGTGCGTCCGTGGGGCGAACACGACTGGCCCGTCTGGCGCGAGATGTTTCCGCATTATTTGTCATTATTGTAG
- a CDS encoding alpha/beta hydrolase: protein MNIPTEASPGDTVTMQRDETLTSVYLNRPVRLDILLPPGYRPDQQRYPVLYLNDGQDLDRLRMKPVLDSLYASGGIRPFVLVAIHCGDRIQEYGTAARPDYMNRGSKAADYARFVEKELLPHVQRHWHVSSNPDESAFAGFSLGGLSAFDLVWNHPELFRRAGAFSGSFWWRSKAFDKAYTDNDRIMQQLVREGKRRPGLRFWLQTGTLDETDDRDNDGVIDSIDDTLDLIAELERKGYRWGKEVRYVEVKGGHHNPETWGAVMPDFLLWAFGAK, encoded by the coding sequence ATGAATATACCAACCGAAGCGTCCCCGGGCGACACCGTAACCATGCAGCGGGACGAAACCCTGACCTCCGTGTACCTGAACCGTCCGGTTCGGCTCGACATTCTGCTGCCGCCCGGCTACCGCCCCGACCAGCAGCGGTATCCGGTCCTTTACCTCAACGACGGGCAGGACCTCGACCGGCTGCGGATGAAGCCGGTCCTCGATTCGCTGTACGCCAGCGGGGGCATCCGGCCGTTTGTGCTGGTCGCCATCCACTGCGGCGACCGGATTCAGGAGTACGGCACCGCCGCCCGGCCGGACTACATGAACCGCGGGAGCAAAGCGGCGGATTACGCCCGTTTTGTCGAAAAAGAACTGCTGCCGCATGTGCAGCGGCACTGGCACGTTAGCAGCAACCCCGACGAGTCGGCTTTTGCCGGCTTCTCGCTGGGCGGCCTGTCGGCCTTTGATCTGGTCTGGAATCACCCGGAACTGTTTCGCCGGGCGGGCGCTTTTTCGGGTTCGTTCTGGTGGCGCAGCAAAGCGTTTGATAAAGCCTACACCGACAACGACCGGATCATGCAGCAGCTCGTTCGCGAGGGAAAGCGACGGCCGGGCCTTCGGTTCTGGCTGCAGACGGGCACGCTGGATGAAACCGATGACCGCGACAATGACGGCGTTATTGATTCCATCGACGATACCCTCGACCTCATCGCCGAACTGGAACGGAAAGGCTACCGCTGGGGCAAAGAAGTCAGGTATGTGGAGGTAAAAGGCGGGCACCACAACCCCGAAACCTGGGGTGCCGTCATGCCCGACTTTCTGCTTTGGGCGTTCGGGGCAAAGTAG
- a CDS encoding glycoside hydrolase family 16 protein — translation MSQVFLTAVLHAVLFLNCQSSTVDSNPPAKRKLVWADEFDKPGLPDTKKWKYDVGGHGFGNNELQYYLASRPENARVENGLLVIEARKEKHENREYTSAKLITKGIAEWKYGRIEVRAKLPSGRGTWPAIWMLGSNISHTRWPLCGEIDIMEHVGFDENVVHGSLHTDDYNHVKGTQKSGRLTVPNATADFNVYAVEWTADRLDFLINDQRFYSVTKADLGAKESQWPLDQPYYLILNLAVGGNWGGQKGVDETIWPRRLEIDYVRVYQ, via the coding sequence GTGTCCCAAGTCTTTCTGACTGCCGTTCTGCACGCAGTCCTGTTTCTCAATTGTCAGTCGTCAACGGTAGATTCCAACCCGCCGGCCAAACGCAAACTGGTCTGGGCGGATGAGTTTGACAAACCCGGTTTGCCGGATACGAAGAAGTGGAAATACGATGTCGGCGGGCACGGCTTCGGCAACAACGAACTCCAGTATTACCTCGCCTCACGCCCGGAAAATGCCCGGGTCGAAAACGGCCTGCTGGTGATTGAAGCCCGGAAAGAAAAGCATGAAAACCGGGAGTATACCTCCGCCAAACTGATTACCAAAGGCATTGCCGAATGGAAGTACGGCCGCATCGAAGTCCGGGCCAAACTACCGTCGGGGCGCGGAACCTGGCCCGCGATCTGGATGCTGGGCAGCAATATTTCGCACACCCGCTGGCCGCTCTGCGGCGAAATCGACATCATGGAGCACGTGGGCTTCGACGAAAATGTGGTCCACGGCTCGCTGCATACCGACGACTACAACCACGTCAAAGGCACCCAGAAATCGGGCCGCCTGACGGTTCCGAACGCCACCGCCGACTTCAACGTCTACGCCGTGGAATGGACAGCGGACCGGCTCGACTTCCTGATCAACGACCAGCGGTTTTACTCCGTGACCAAAGCGGATTTGGGGGCCAAGGAAAGCCAGTGGCCCCTGGACCAGCCGTATTACCTCATCCTGAATCTGGCCGTAGGTGGTAACTGGGGCGGTCAGAAGGGGGTGGATGAGACCATCTGGCCTCGCCGTCTGGAGATCGATTACGTTCGGGTTTACCAGTGA
- a CDS encoding CHAT domain-containing protein: MVDTKSFHSALVLLFFGGTVFGQCPPRPALVRSYQTLTRSAVSPQYPDLLRIAGQWESCGYPQDSLFLDLLYHIGRDAGNHRADSVALGVARRALTIAQHPSAALSPSDLPKALFRLGKVSTLLSQREQAGAYLDQSITLSLARNTWRWAALAAAGKAFLSYSTGDLEVSLSWSEKGIGWARKARNTEALLYNQYERVRVLQTMKNSGKLDEALALCLSILAESRQGGSLLSDQALYNRTIGNILKRKGQPARAEPYFLEALRLTKSLNNQEQIASCELELGFYYYDLAQYEKALYYYGQALAKATDFNRKARLYNNIGAAYWKKKNFETALQYYQKGFHVLKTGFNDTLNLALNPSGQAMRLSAQKEYLLTLVQDKADTWLDYAKSTGNRAYFRHALNTYALADKMVDFMRWEHTGTLSKIFWRSQTKGMYERAIETCAHLNDANAAYRFFEKSRAVLLMDRLNELGARQKLLPRQLEEEARLVQQVSSLQNRLAEPQAGTARYDQVLAQLLSAQAQLDDFRRRLETSNPAYFRYKFDNRVDTLPLVQQWLKKENASLVTYFVGDQDLYVLGVTPQSKVLLRQPIANYRQNADTFMRLLSDGSAQNRNMPLFLGSSNALHRQLLAPLRLPKGRVIVSPDGSFIPFDALSRSTAAPEYAVNDYAFSYTYSVQNLLRPRAEARSAGSLLGVAPVQYYSHLGQTSLPGSDEALGKISEQFSSPRLLLRQDATKAAFLENAPDYKAIHLYTHADADSVGREPILYFADSTLRLSDLQFELPNTQLVSLLACKTAVGIHQRGEGVFSLARGFTSVGVPSILTTLWSVEDRPTYAIAERFFAYLNDGLPKDLALQRAKIDYLKDADRGGALPVHWAGPILVGDSHPLSTGTGRWWTAGLLLFAGAALYGGWRFWRTRSRQAGTLMPHW, translated from the coding sequence ATGGTAGATACAAAGTCATTCCATAGCGCATTAGTTCTGCTGTTTTTCGGCGGAACTGTGTTTGGCCAGTGCCCTCCGCGCCCGGCCCTGGTACGGTCGTACCAGACGCTGACCCGCTCGGCGGTGTCTCCGCAATACCCGGACCTGCTCCGGATTGCCGGGCAATGGGAATCCTGCGGCTACCCGCAGGATTCCCTGTTTCTGGACCTGCTCTACCACATCGGCCGGGATGCGGGTAACCACCGGGCCGACTCGGTGGCGCTGGGGGTCGCCCGCCGCGCCCTGACCATTGCCCAACACCCGTCCGCAGCCCTGAGTCCGTCGGATTTACCCAAAGCCCTGTTTCGACTGGGCAAGGTCTCGACGCTGCTTAGCCAGCGGGAACAGGCCGGGGCTTACCTGGACCAGAGCATCACCCTCAGTCTGGCCCGAAACACCTGGCGCTGGGCCGCGCTGGCCGCCGCGGGAAAAGCTTTTCTGAGTTACTCGACCGGCGATTTGGAAGTCAGCCTGAGCTGGTCCGAAAAAGGCATCGGCTGGGCCCGCAAAGCCCGCAACACCGAAGCACTGCTGTACAATCAGTACGAACGGGTGCGGGTGTTGCAAACCATGAAAAACAGCGGTAAACTGGATGAAGCACTCGCCCTGTGTCTTTCCATTCTTGCGGAAAGCCGACAGGGCGGCAGTCTGTTGTCCGACCAGGCCCTTTACAACCGGACTATCGGCAATATTCTGAAAAGAAAAGGGCAGCCGGCCCGGGCTGAACCGTATTTCCTTGAGGCGCTCCGATTAACGAAATCGCTTAATAATCAAGAACAAATCGCCTCCTGCGAACTGGAGCTGGGTTTTTATTATTACGACCTCGCCCAGTACGAAAAAGCGCTGTACTACTACGGGCAGGCGCTCGCCAAAGCCACCGACTTCAACCGGAAAGCCCGGCTCTATAACAACATCGGTGCGGCTTACTGGAAGAAAAAAAACTTTGAAACGGCCCTGCAATACTACCAGAAAGGCTTTCACGTCCTCAAAACGGGCTTCAACGATACACTGAACCTTGCCCTGAATCCATCCGGGCAGGCCATGCGTCTGTCGGCCCAGAAGGAGTACCTGCTCACGCTTGTACAGGATAAGGCCGACACCTGGCTCGATTATGCAAAATCCACCGGAAACCGGGCTTATTTTCGTCACGCGCTGAACACCTACGCCCTGGCCGACAAAATGGTGGACTTCATGCGCTGGGAGCATACGGGCACTCTCTCCAAAATCTTCTGGCGGAGCCAAACCAAAGGCATGTACGAACGGGCCATCGAAACCTGCGCCCATTTGAACGATGCCAACGCGGCTTACCGGTTCTTCGAAAAAAGCCGGGCGGTGCTCCTGATGGACCGGCTGAACGAACTCGGCGCCCGCCAGAAACTGCTGCCCCGGCAACTGGAAGAAGAAGCCCGTCTGGTTCAGCAGGTGAGTTCGCTTCAGAACCGGCTCGCCGAACCCCAGGCCGGTACGGCCCGGTACGATCAGGTGCTGGCCCAGCTCCTGTCCGCGCAGGCACAGCTGGATGATTTTCGCCGACGCCTGGAAACCTCCAACCCGGCTTACTTCCGCTACAAATTCGACAACCGGGTCGATACGCTGCCGCTCGTCCAGCAGTGGTTGAAAAAAGAAAACGCCTCGCTGGTTACGTACTTTGTCGGTGATCAGGATCTTTATGTGCTGGGCGTAACGCCCCAAAGCAAGGTGCTGCTTCGCCAGCCCATTGCCAACTACCGCCAAAACGCCGACACCTTCATGCGCCTGCTGTCGGACGGGTCGGCCCAGAACCGAAACATGCCCCTCTTTCTGGGCAGTTCCAACGCGCTGCACAGGCAGTTGCTGGCCCCCCTGCGGCTTCCCAAAGGCCGGGTGATTGTCTCGCCCGACGGCTCCTTTATTCCGTTTGATGCCCTAAGCCGGTCAACGGCGGCCCCCGAATATGCCGTCAACGACTACGCTTTCAGCTACACGTACTCGGTCCAGAACCTGCTCCGGCCCCGGGCGGAGGCTCGTTCGGCCGGTTCCCTGCTGGGTGTAGCGCCGGTGCAGTATTACTCTCATCTGGGACAAACGTCGCTGCCCGGTTCGGATGAGGCGCTGGGAAAGATCAGCGAGCAGTTTTCCAGCCCCCGGCTTCTGCTTCGGCAGGACGCCACGAAGGCCGCTTTTCTGGAAAATGCCCCGGATTACAAAGCCATTCACCTCTACACGCATGCCGATGCCGATAGTGTAGGCCGTGAACCCATCCTGTATTTTGCCGACTCGACGCTTCGGCTGTCGGACCTCCAGTTCGAACTGCCCAATACGCAGCTGGTTTCCCTGCTGGCCTGCAAAACAGCCGTGGGTATTCACCAGCGGGGAGAAGGCGTTTTTAGTCTGGCGCGCGGCTTCACCAGCGTGGGCGTTCCGAGCATCCTGACGACCTTATGGAGCGTGGAAGACCGGCCCACCTATGCAATTGCCGAGCGCTTTTTTGCCTATCTCAACGACGGGCTTCCCAAAGACCTGGCCTTGCAGCGAGCCAAAATTGATTATTTGAAAGACGCGGACCGCGGCGGGGCGCTGCCCGTCCACTGGGCCGGGCCGATTCTGGTAGGCGACAGCCACCCGCTTTCTACGGGCACGGGCCGTTGGTGGACAGCTGGTCTGCTTCTGTTCGCCGGCGCGGCGCTTTACGGCGGCTGGCGGTTCTGGCGCACCCGATCCCGGCAAGCCGGAACCCTGATGCCTCACTGGTAA
- a CDS encoding ATP-grasp domain-containing protein gives MKKVGILFGQENSFPQAFVDRVNQKDGKDVVAEFVSIEKVIQGEATDYAVIIDRISQDVPFYRAYLKNAALTGTAVINNPFWWSADEKFFNNCLATKLGVPVPKTVLLPSKDRPDDTNENSFRNLRMMDWEHIFNYIGFPAYMKPHSGGGWKSVYKIYDAHDLWQKYGETGQLVMLLQEEIVFEDYFRCYCIGGKDVRIMPYEPRNPHHLRYAAEPKLQGEAYQKMTTTIKNYVIALNKALGYDFNTVEFAVRDGVPYAIDFCNPAPDADIYSVGQENFEWVVEASANMAIERAKAQEFGRDNLTWGSYVQSSVRGHDLGGEQELENKAPEMEKPKAKKADKPKKVKEEGEKKAKK, from the coding sequence ATGAAAAAAGTAGGCATCCTTTTCGGTCAGGAAAACTCGTTTCCTCAGGCATTTGTAGACCGTGTCAACCAGAAAGACGGCAAGGACGTCGTGGCGGAGTTCGTCTCCATCGAGAAAGTCATTCAGGGCGAGGCGACGGACTACGCGGTCATCATCGACCGGATTTCGCAGGACGTTCCGTTTTACCGGGCTTACCTCAAAAACGCCGCCCTGACGGGCACGGCCGTGATCAACAACCCGTTCTGGTGGAGCGCCGACGAGAAGTTTTTCAACAACTGTCTGGCGACCAAGCTCGGCGTGCCGGTGCCCAAAACGGTGCTGTTGCCGTCGAAGGACCGCCCGGACGATACCAACGAAAACTCCTTCCGCAACCTCCGGATGATGGACTGGGAGCATATTTTCAACTACATCGGCTTCCCGGCCTACATGAAACCGCACTCGGGCGGCGGCTGGAAAAGCGTCTACAAGATTTACGACGCCCATGACCTCTGGCAGAAATACGGCGAAACGGGCCAGCTCGTGATGCTTCTCCAGGAAGAAATCGTCTTTGAGGATTATTTCCGCTGCTACTGCATCGGCGGCAAAGACGTGCGCATCATGCCGTACGAACCCCGCAACCCCCACCACCTCCGGTACGCCGCCGAACCAAAACTCCAGGGCGAAGCGTACCAGAAGATGACGACGACCATCAAAAACTACGTCATTGCCCTCAACAAAGCCCTTGGGTACGACTTTAACACCGTCGAGTTTGCCGTGCGCGACGGCGTTCCCTACGCCATCGACTTCTGCAATCCGGCCCCGGACGCCGATATCTACTCGGTGGGTCAGGAAAACTTCGAATGGGTGGTGGAAGCGTCGGCCAACATGGCCATCGAACGCGCGAAGGCCCAGGAGTTCGGCCGGGACAACCTGACCTGGGGCTCCTACGTCCAGAGTTCGGTGCGGGGCCACGACCTCGGCGGCGAGCAGGAGCTCGAAAACAAAGCACCCGAAATGGAAAAGCCGAAAGCCAAAAAAGCGGACAAACCCAAGAAGGTGAAAGAGGAAGGAGAAAAGAAAGCGAAAAAATAG
- a CDS encoding type 1 glutamine amidotransferase, producing MSALNIAILDMYDNAPNEGMRCILQLIRKVEQETQIRLADQTFNVRAGEPLPGLEFDVYISTGGPGSPLPSPDDWERHYFGLIDRIFEHNRTQRRKKYLFLICHSFQLVSRHMNLGILSKRRSTSFGIFPILKNELGHHEPFFDALPDPFYVVDSRDYQLTQPNWKRIEHLGAKVLCLEKDRPHIPLERAIMAIRFTNEIFGTQFHPEADGDGMLRYFQKEEKRQQVIAGHGEDKYNEMVEHLRDPDKIELTESVILPHFLRQAIRGLIPVETYMERG from the coding sequence ATGAGTGCATTAAACATTGCTATTCTGGACATGTACGACAACGCGCCCAACGAGGGGATGCGCTGTATTCTTCAACTGATCCGGAAAGTAGAGCAGGAAACACAAATCCGTCTGGCCGACCAGACCTTCAACGTGCGGGCAGGCGAGCCGCTGCCGGGACTGGAGTTCGATGTGTACATCTCGACCGGCGGTCCCGGCAGTCCGCTGCCCAGCCCCGACGACTGGGAACGCCACTATTTCGGCCTGATTGACCGGATATTTGAACATAACCGGACCCAACGCCGGAAAAAGTACCTCTTTCTGATCTGCCACTCGTTTCAGCTGGTGTCCCGCCACATGAACCTCGGGATTCTGAGCAAGCGCCGGTCTACATCGTTCGGCATTTTTCCCATTCTCAAGAATGAGCTGGGCCACCATGAGCCTTTTTTCGACGCCCTGCCGGACCCGTTTTACGTGGTGGATTCGCGGGATTATCAGCTGACGCAGCCCAACTGGAAACGGATTGAGCACCTGGGCGCCAAAGTGCTGTGCCTGGAGAAAGACCGTCCGCACATTCCTTTGGAACGGGCCATTATGGCCATCCGGTTTACGAACGAGATATTTGGAACCCAGTTTCACCCGGAAGCCGACGGCGACGGGATGCTGCGGTATTTTCAGAAAGAAGAGAAGCGGCAGCAGGTCATTGCCGGACACGGAGAGGATAAATACAACGAAATGGTCGAGCACCTGCGCGACCCCGACAAGATTGAACTGACCGAATCGGTGATTCTGCCCCATTTTCTGCGGCAGGCCATTCGGGGACTGATTCCCGTTGAAACCTACATGGAACGCGGATGA
- a CDS encoding carboxylate-amine ligase has protein sequence MPQFTLGIEEEFQTIDPQTRELRSHMSKIVDGGKIVLQERVKAEMHQAVVEVGTNICNNIEEARREVTYLRKMIIDLADKQNLKIASAGTHPFSDWQAQLITPNERYDKLIDEMRDVARSNLIFGLHVHVGIESRNEGIQIMNAVRYFLPHIYALSTNSPFWCGRNTGFKSYRSKVFDKFPRTGIPDFFSSAAEYDEYINLLVKTGCIDNGKKIWWDIRLHPFFDTIEFRICDVPMRVDETICLAALMQALVAKIYKLHRQNLNFRPYRRILINENKWRAARYGIEGKLIDFGKQEEVPFDHLVQELLYFVDDVVDELGSRHEVEYLKTILERGTGADRQLAVFNQTNSLQAVVDYIVEETCCGM, from the coding sequence ATGCCACAATTTACACTAGGAATAGAAGAAGAATTCCAGACGATAGACCCGCAGACCCGTGAGCTCCGCTCCCACATGTCGAAGATTGTGGATGGCGGCAAAATTGTGCTCCAGGAACGGGTCAAGGCCGAAATGCACCAGGCGGTCGTCGAGGTGGGCACCAATATCTGTAACAATATCGAAGAAGCCCGCCGCGAGGTGACCTACCTCCGGAAAATGATCATCGATCTGGCCGACAAGCAGAATCTGAAAATCGCCTCGGCTGGCACGCACCCCTTTTCCGACTGGCAGGCGCAACTCATTACGCCCAATGAGCGGTATGACAAACTCATTGACGAAATGCGCGACGTGGCCCGGTCGAACCTGATTTTTGGCCTGCACGTCCACGTGGGCATCGAAAGCCGCAACGAAGGCATCCAGATCATGAACGCCGTGCGGTATTTCCTGCCGCATATCTACGCGCTTTCGACCAATTCGCCGTTCTGGTGCGGGCGGAATACGGGTTTCAAATCGTATCGCTCCAAGGTGTTCGACAAATTTCCGCGCACCGGGATTCCGGATTTCTTTTCCTCGGCGGCCGAATATGACGAGTACATCAATCTGCTGGTCAAAACGGGCTGCATCGACAACGGCAAGAAAATCTGGTGGGACATCCGGCTGCACCCGTTTTTCGACACCATCGAGTTCCGGATCTGCGACGTACCGATGCGGGTTGACGAAACGATCTGTCTGGCGGCGCTCATGCAGGCGCTGGTTGCCAAAATCTACAAACTGCATCGCCAGAACCTGAACTTCCGGCCTTACCGGCGCATTCTCATCAATGAAAACAAATGGCGCGCCGCCCGCTACGGGATTGAAGGGAAGCTGATTGACTTTGGGAAGCAGGAGGAAGTTCCGTTCGACCACCTGGTACAGGAATTGCTTTATTTCGTCGACGATGTGGTGGACGAACTGGGCAGCCGGCACGAAGTGGAATACCTCAAAACGATCCTCGAACGGGGCACCGGCGCCGACCGCCAACTGGCCGTTTTCAACCAGACCAACAGCCTGCAGGCCGTAGTCGATTATATCGTGGAGGAAACTTGTTGCGGCATGTGA
- a CDS encoding S8 family peptidase, with protein sequence MDASSLFSPNDLESLQALLLRNNYPVKLVNGSLAVPNQYIVQIPSGGFLKNNGPSPQMRKWLREMEKGKECVAEVRLWNHSKNTTVRIGEVTTRAIQLCRCCPFMVIEVIGDQPILDALNDRALLSPGGDNTPTGSMLAVMSINAYAFSSPGGDNSRTGSLTSSDNDVLAKAQSAALEGLLHPREEQELSTSWGEGSHGMVSGRKEPVRVAVIDSGFRATYLQGTGVAVSIWRGGSQTSACGITGDEKGWNFVGRPTIAEITGGIREVGNQIVNDFENGNPDDDHFGHHGTLVSAIITDTARQTSGGPSPSIMVLKAFDSKGIGTLFTVLCALCYAQEHEADIINASFVIPATGGIELLERCLTELEDRNILLVCAAGNRPNRHVQRGTELAYNLFPACYSETYRNIITATTIWEEPDQTQDGLPWGFENYSDRFVNIAIQANHPQEANDGYYLFPRNGNGNRFSFAGSSFATAYMSGMAAAVLQHHYGASTLTATHLRETILYAINPRILSPTTGFIKNGRYKVIP encoded by the coding sequence ATGGACGCTTCTTCGCTGTTCTCCCCCAACGATTTGGAATCGCTGCAGGCGCTGCTGCTCAGAAACAACTATCCGGTCAAACTCGTCAACGGCAGTCTCGCTGTGCCCAACCAGTATATTGTACAGATTCCATCCGGAGGCTTTCTAAAAAACAACGGGCCTTCGCCCCAGATGAGAAAGTGGTTGCGTGAGATGGAAAAAGGAAAGGAATGTGTAGCGGAAGTGCGCCTTTGGAATCACTCGAAGAATACCACTGTCAGAATTGGGGAAGTAACAACGAGGGCTATTCAACTGTGCAGGTGCTGCCCGTTTATGGTTATCGAAGTTATTGGTGATCAGCCAATCCTGGATGCTTTAAATGACCGGGCCCTGCTGAGTCCCGGCGGCGACAATACGCCCACGGGCTCCATGCTTGCGGTAATGTCAATTAACGCGTATGCGTTCAGTTCCCCCGGCGGCGACAATTCCCGCACGGGCTCGCTTACCTCTTCGGACAATGACGTGCTCGCTAAGGCCCAATCCGCTGCTTTGGAAGGTTTATTACACCCGAGAGAAGAACAGGAACTTTCAACTTCTTGGGGAGAAGGTAGCCACGGCATGGTCTCTGGCAGGAAGGAGCCCGTTCGGGTGGCGGTGATTGACTCGGGGTTTCGGGCAACCTACCTGCAGGGCACCGGCGTGGCCGTTTCTATCTGGCGGGGCGGTAGCCAAACGTCAGCGTGCGGGATTACCGGCGACGAAAAAGGCTGGAATTTTGTCGGCAGACCGACCATTGCCGAGATTACCGGAGGCATCCGAGAGGTAGGTAACCAGATTGTAAACGATTTTGAAAACGGCAATCCCGACGACGACCATTTTGGCCATCATGGCACGCTGGTGTCGGCCATTATCACCGACACGGCCCGTCAGACCTCCGGTGGACCCAGTCCGTCTATTATGGTCCTGAAAGCCTTCGATTCGAAGGGCATCGGTACGCTTTTCACCGTGTTGTGCGCCCTTTGTTATGCCCAGGAGCATGAGGCTGACATCATCAACGCCAGTTTTGTCATTCCCGCCACCGGCGGTATTGAGTTGTTAGAGAGGTGTCTTACGGAACTGGAAGACCGCAATATTCTGCTGGTGTGTGCCGCCGGAAACCGACCGAACCGACATGTCCAGCGAGGCACTGAACTGGCTTATAACCTATTTCCCGCCTGCTACAGCGAAACTTACCGCAATATCATCACCGCCACCACGATCTGGGAAGAGCCGGACCAAACTCAGGATGGTCTCCCGTGGGGCTTTGAAAACTATTCGGATCGGTTTGTCAATATCGCCATTCAGGCCAATCACCCCCAGGAGGCAAACGACGGTTATTATCTATTTCCCCGTAATGGAAATGGTAATCGGTTTTCGTTTGCCGGAAGCTCTTTTGCAACGGCGTACATGTCGGGCATGGCGGCCGCTGTTTTACAGCACCACTACGGCGCTTCGACATTAACAGCGACCCATCTACGGGAAACCATCCTCTACGCAATAAATCCCCGTATCCTTTCGCCCACTACTGGATTTATCAAGAATGGTAGATACAAAGTCATTCCATAG